The Halosimplex litoreum genome has a window encoding:
- a CDS encoding ABC transporter ATP-binding protein has translation MPPGGPDDDEFEELRAEGSNAMVRLFGEYGRGQRARFAVGGLASVFSTLMELVPAFLLGVAIDSFLTDDRPFRLPFVPGGWLPSTPVDQFVLLIGLLAGSHVLGAALGWLNSWAWNGFAQHFQHEMRVDAYDAMQRRELSFFDDKQTGEVMSILNNDVNQLEGFLTNSLNQGIGIVFRVGGMGVAMLLINWRLGIVPTVIIPALGYASYVFVNRIHPKYQEVRSSVGKLNSQLENNLGGIEVVKSYTTERFETDRVEESSREYLDAQWDAITTRIAFWPTLRLVTAAGYTATFLVGGYWVMVNRGLFADPLPFFNGPLTAGTLVIFLSYSRRFVYPMRQFGQIINDYQYAEAAGERVVGLLDTPSGVTDRPDAVALESVEGRVEYDDVDFAYETDDGEEQVLDGVSFEVEPGEMVGLVGPTGAGKTTLMKLLLRLYDVDEGSVRIDGTDVRDVTLRSLRQSVGYVSQEPYLFYGTVRENIAYGIPDADDEDIEAAAKVAGAHEFVVDLKDGYDTKVGERGVKLSGGQRQRVSIARAVLKDPDVLVLDEATSHVDNETEAVIQNSLDDLIEDRTAFAIAHRLSTVRHADQILVMDDGELVEQGTHEDLLAEDGLYATLWRVQVGEIDALPQEFLDRAAGYSAQPGDLD, from the coding sequence ATGCCACCGGGCGGGCCCGACGACGACGAGTTCGAGGAGTTGCGCGCCGAGGGGTCGAACGCGATGGTGCGGCTGTTCGGCGAGTACGGCCGCGGCCAGCGCGCCCGGTTCGCCGTCGGCGGACTCGCGAGCGTCTTCTCGACGCTGATGGAACTCGTCCCGGCGTTCCTGCTCGGCGTCGCCATCGACTCCTTTCTCACCGACGACCGGCCGTTCCGGCTGCCGTTCGTTCCCGGCGGCTGGCTCCCCTCGACGCCCGTCGACCAGTTCGTCCTGCTGATCGGACTGCTGGCGGGCTCGCACGTCCTCGGGGCGGCGCTGGGCTGGCTCAACTCCTGGGCGTGGAACGGCTTCGCCCAGCACTTCCAGCACGAGATGCGCGTCGACGCCTACGACGCCATGCAGCGCCGGGAGCTGTCCTTCTTCGACGACAAGCAGACCGGCGAAGTGATGTCCATCCTCAACAACGACGTCAACCAGCTGGAGGGGTTCCTGACGAACAGCCTCAACCAGGGTATCGGCATCGTCTTCCGCGTCGGCGGGATGGGCGTCGCGATGCTGCTGATCAACTGGCGACTCGGGATCGTTCCGACGGTCATCATCCCCGCGCTGGGCTACGCCAGCTACGTCTTCGTCAACCGCATCCACCCCAAATACCAGGAGGTCCGCTCGTCGGTCGGGAAACTCAACTCGCAACTCGAAAACAACCTCGGCGGCATCGAGGTGGTGAAATCCTACACGACCGAACGGTTCGAGACCGACCGCGTCGAGGAGTCCTCCCGCGAGTATCTCGACGCACAGTGGGACGCCATCACCACGCGGATCGCCTTCTGGCCGACGTTGCGGCTGGTGACCGCCGCCGGCTACACCGCCACGTTCCTCGTCGGCGGCTACTGGGTGATGGTCAACCGGGGCCTGTTCGCCGACCCGCTGCCCTTCTTCAACGGCCCGCTCACCGCCGGGACGCTCGTCATCTTCCTCTCGTACTCCCGGCGGTTCGTCTACCCGATGCGCCAGTTCGGCCAGATCATCAACGACTACCAGTACGCCGAGGCCGCCGGCGAGCGGGTCGTCGGCCTGCTCGACACCCCCTCCGGCGTGACCGACCGCCCCGACGCGGTCGCGCTCGAATCGGTCGAAGGCCGCGTCGAGTACGACGACGTGGACTTCGCCTACGAGACCGACGACGGCGAGGAACAGGTGCTCGACGGCGTCTCCTTCGAGGTCGAACCCGGCGAGATGGTCGGGCTCGTGGGGCCGACGGGCGCGGGCAAGACGACGCTGATGAAGCTGCTGCTCCGGCTGTACGACGTGGACGAGGGGAGCGTCCGGATCGACGGGACCGACGTGCGCGACGTGACCCTCCGCAGCCTCCGACAGTCGGTGGGGTACGTGAGCCAGGAGCCCTACCTCTTCTACGGCACCGTCCGCGAGAACATCGCCTACGGCATCCCCGACGCCGACGACGAGGACATCGAGGCCGCCGCGAAGGTCGCCGGCGCCCACGAGTTCGTCGTCGACCTGAAAGACGGCTACGACACGAAGGTCGGCGAGCGTGGCGTGAAGCTCTCGGGCGGCCAGCGCCAGCGCGTCTCCATCGCCCGCGCGGTGTTGAAAGACCCCGACGTCCTCGTCCTCGACGAGGCGACCAGCCACGTCGACAACGAGACCGAGGCGGTGATCCAGAACAGCCTCGACGACCTCATCGAAGACCGGACCGCCTTCGCCATCGCCCACCGGCTCTCGACGGTGCGCCACGCCGACCAGATCCTCGTCATGGACGACGGCGAACTGGTCGAACAGGGCACCCACGAGGACCTGCTCGCCGAAGACGGCCTCTACGCCACCCTCTGGCGGGTTCAGGTCGGGGAAATCGACGCCCTGCCCCAGGAGTTCCTCGACCGGGCCGCCGGCTACTCGGCCCAGCCCGGCGACCTGGACTGA
- a CDS encoding cupin domain-containing protein: protein MRRAELDFEGFFDVRQTTDDAQAAQMTLSPGQSTGGPDNLHADSDQWCYVVSGSGRATVDGEDVRFEAGDLLVIEAGETHEIENDGDERLETLNLYVPPIY, encoded by the coding sequence ATGCGACGCGCCGAACTCGACTTCGAGGGATTCTTCGACGTGCGCCAGACGACCGACGACGCCCAGGCCGCCCAGATGACGCTCTCGCCGGGCCAGTCCACCGGCGGCCCCGACAATCTCCACGCCGACAGCGACCAGTGGTGCTACGTCGTCTCCGGGTCGGGTCGCGCCACCGTCGACGGCGAGGACGTGCGCTTCGAGGCCGGCGACCTCCTCGTCATCGAGGCCGGCGAGACCCACGAGATCGAGAACGACGGCGACGAGCGCCTGGAGACGCTGAACCTCTACGTCCCGCCGATCTACTGA
- a CDS encoding ATP-dependent DNA helicase, with translation MQPGRITEEFPAPSYRGAQEQALADIRDAFAADNDVVLVRAPTGSGKSLLARAIAGCARTAGESEAGEVVDAYYTTPQVSQLDDVAGDDLLTDLKVIRGKNNYDCILPGETDTPVDQAPCARERMFDCQVQHRCPYFSDRAIAANNRIAAMTLAYFMQTAGSDVFGQRDVLVIDEAHGLGNWAEMYATIDLGPDTVPIWDACEPPDIDGLDDAVSYADTLHTMAGRRLTEVRQQAELDPEEAAERDKLVQLQSDLSWFAEDYRDDESGTTWVVDQNGGEGSRVTIKPMAPEKYLKHTVWDRARNFALLSATILNKDAFCANVGLAPDRVELVEVPHTFPVENRPLYDVTQGKMTYEARDETIPRVAETLVRIMAAHPDETGLVHCHSYAIQDQLLDYLREYGVESRVRAHDSDDRDAQLSTWKRVDDPDVFLSVKMEEALDLEGDLCRWQLLCKAPYPNTRDSRVAARLEDDQWGWYYRTALRTVIQACGRPVRAPDDYGATYLADSSLLDLFERARVDMPDWFAEQVDRMSTPDLPAADATAATGSASSSGSGRSRSTGSSASGSGRSSSGSAGGSASGSDSGSNSGGGDDSRSGRRSRRSKSRSNPIADVWDTE, from the coding sequence GTGCAACCCGGCCGGATCACCGAGGAGTTCCCGGCGCCGTCCTACCGCGGCGCACAGGAGCAGGCGCTCGCGGACATCCGCGACGCCTTCGCGGCCGACAACGACGTCGTCCTCGTGCGCGCTCCGACCGGCAGCGGCAAGTCCCTCCTGGCTCGCGCCATCGCCGGGTGCGCCAGGACCGCCGGCGAGAGCGAGGCCGGCGAGGTCGTCGACGCCTACTACACCACCCCGCAGGTCTCCCAGCTCGACGACGTGGCCGGCGACGACCTGCTGACCGACCTGAAGGTGATCCGCGGCAAGAACAACTACGACTGCATCCTCCCCGGCGAGACCGACACGCCCGTCGACCAGGCGCCTTGCGCCCGCGAGCGGATGTTCGACTGCCAGGTCCAGCACCGCTGCCCCTACTTCTCCGATAGAGCGATCGCCGCGAACAACCGCATCGCCGCGATGACGCTCGCCTACTTCATGCAGACCGCCGGCTCGGACGTGTTCGGCCAGCGCGACGTGCTCGTGATCGACGAGGCCCACGGCCTGGGCAACTGGGCCGAGATGTACGCCACCATCGACCTCGGTCCCGACACCGTCCCCATCTGGGACGCCTGCGAACCGCCCGACATCGACGGCCTCGACGACGCCGTCTCCTACGCCGACACGCTCCACACGATGGCCGGCCGCCGACTGACGGAGGTGCGCCAGCAGGCCGAACTCGACCCCGAAGAGGCCGCCGAGCGCGACAAACTCGTCCAGTTGCAGTCCGATCTCTCGTGGTTCGCCGAGGACTACCGCGACGACGAGAGCGGGACGACCTGGGTCGTCGACCAGAACGGCGGGGAGGGGAGCCGGGTGACCATCAAGCCGATGGCGCCCGAGAAGTACCTCAAACACACCGTCTGGGACCGGGCCCGGAACTTCGCGCTGCTGTCGGCGACGATCCTCAACAAGGACGCCTTCTGCGCCAACGTCGGCCTCGCGCCCGACCGCGTCGAACTCGTCGAGGTGCCACACACCTTCCCCGTCGAGAACCGGCCGCTGTACGACGTGACCCAGGGGAAGATGACCTACGAGGCCCGCGACGAGACGATCCCCCGGGTCGCCGAGACGCTCGTCCGCATCATGGCCGCCCACCCCGACGAGACGGGGTTGGTCCACTGTCACTCCTACGCGATCCAGGACCAGTTGCTCGACTATCTGCGGGAGTACGGCGTCGAATCGCGAGTCCGCGCCCACGACTCCGATGATCGGGACGCCCAGCTGTCGACCTGGAAGCGGGTCGACGATCCCGACGTGTTCCTCTCGGTGAAGATGGAAGAGGCCCTCGATCTGGAGGGGGATCTGTGTCGCTGGCAACTGCTGTGCAAGGCGCCGTATCCGAACACCCGCGACTCCCGCGTGGCCGCCCGTCTGGAGGACGACCAGTGGGGCTGGTACTACCGGACCGCCCTCCGCACGGTGATCCAGGCCTGTGGCCGCCCGGTACGGGCGCCAGACGACTACGGCGCGACGTACCTCGCCGACTCCTCGCTGCTGGATCTCTTCGAGCGCGCCCGCGTCGACATGCCCGACTGGTTCGCCGAACAGGTCGACCGGATGTCGACGCCCGACCTCCCCGCCGCGGACGCGACGGCCGCGACCGGGTCGGCGTCGTCCAGTGGGTCGGGTCGCTCTCGGTCGACGGGGTCGAGCGCGAGCGGGTCCGGTCGATCCTCGTCGGGCTCGGCCGGTGGGTCGGCGTCGGGTTCCGACTCGGGGTCGAACTCGGGCGGTGGCGACGACTCGCGGAGCGGTCGCCGCTCACGGCGCTCGAAGTCGAGGTCCAACCCGATCGCCGACGTGTGGGACACGGAGTAG
- a CDS encoding TetR/AcrR family transcriptional regulator — MASEVDVQGDTHREIMGATYHALCKHGYAHLTMQDIADEFDKSRSLLHYHYDTKEELMLAFVDNTVGWVGARLAESDTEDPLGRLEEYVDGFVIESGEEDRETFALALLELRVQAVHNEQFREKLATHYQTNVDTVAEIIADGIEAGVFRPVEPESVGETIYTALVGARMYQVTLGAGHASRRMRDQIAEFVVENLLVDGRTVAEFDVEDAGFGKDDDGED, encoded by the coding sequence ATGGCTTCCGAGGTGGACGTGCAAGGTGATACGCACCGCGAGATAATGGGTGCGACGTATCACGCGCTGTGCAAGCACGGCTACGCCCACCTCACGATGCAGGATATCGCCGACGAGTTCGACAAGAGCCGCTCGCTGTTGCACTACCACTACGACACGAAAGAGGAGCTGATGCTCGCGTTCGTCGACAACACCGTCGGCTGGGTCGGCGCGCGCCTCGCCGAGTCCGACACGGAGGACCCGCTGGGGCGACTGGAAGAGTACGTCGACGGCTTCGTCATCGAATCCGGCGAAGAGGACCGAGAGACGTTCGCGCTCGCCCTGCTCGAACTGCGCGTCCAGGCCGTCCACAACGAGCAGTTCCGCGAGAAACTGGCGACCCACTACCAGACGAACGTCGACACCGTCGCCGAGATCATCGCCGACGGGATCGAGGCCGGCGTCTTCCGCCCGGTCGAGCCCGAGTCGGTCGGCGAGACCATCTACACCGCGCTCGTGGGCGCCCGGATGTACCAGGTGACGCTCGGTGCCGGGCACGCCAGCCGCCGGATGCGCGACCAGATCGCCGAGTTCGTCGTCGAGAACCTGCTCGTCGACGGCCGGACGGTCGCCGAGTTCGACGTCGAGGACGCCGGCTTCGGCAAGGACGACGACGGCGAGGACTGA
- the thiE gene encoding thiamine phosphate synthase, producing the protein MSDWGVYLVTQESLSGERTTQAVVEAAVAGGVDVVQLREKDRNVRERYHLGRQLRELTRDAGVTFVVNDRVDLAAAVDADGVHLGDDDLPVEVAREQLGPDALIGRSVSFVDDARRAEKAGADYLGVGAVYATGSKDDIDDDEHEIGPERVGEIAAAVDIPVVGIGGVTADNAAPIVEAGADGVAVITAITGADDPEAATCDLAGTVADARED; encoded by the coding sequence ATGTCAGACTGGGGCGTGTATCTCGTCACGCAGGAGAGTCTCTCGGGCGAGCGAACGACGCAGGCCGTCGTCGAGGCGGCCGTCGCGGGCGGCGTCGACGTCGTACAACTGCGGGAGAAAGACCGGAACGTCCGCGAGCGCTATCATCTGGGACGGCAGCTCCGAGAGCTCACCCGCGACGCCGGCGTCACGTTCGTCGTCAACGACCGGGTCGATCTGGCCGCGGCGGTCGACGCCGACGGGGTCCACCTCGGCGACGACGACCTGCCCGTCGAAGTCGCCCGCGAGCAACTGGGCCCCGACGCCCTGATCGGCCGGTCGGTGTCGTTCGTCGACGACGCTCGCCGCGCCGAGAAGGCCGGTGCGGACTATCTGGGCGTCGGCGCCGTCTACGCCACGGGCTCGAAGGACGATATCGACGACGACGAGCACGAGATCGGCCCCGAGCGCGTCGGCGAGATCGCCGCCGCCGTCGACATCCCGGTCGTCGGGATCGGCGGCGTCACTGCCGACAACGCCGCCCCGATCGTCGAGGCGGGCGCCGACGGCGTCGCCGTCATCACCGCGATCACCGGCGCGGACGACCCCGAAGCCGCGACCTGCGACCTCGCCGGGACGGTCGCCGACGCTCGCGAGGACTGA
- a CDS encoding aldo/keto reductase, with protein sequence MPVDDLPRLGLGTYSDDDREQWRENVRTTLDVGFRHVDTAQVYENEEFVGEGIADSDVARDDVWLSTKTVHHDVPPEPEQVPAAIDGCLDRLGVDAVDLLYVHWPSGVYDHEEVLPAFDEAYEAEKTRNIGLSNFTPELLDEAREVLDAPIFAHQVEMHPLLPQAELVEHAQDHDYWLVAYSPLGKGAVLDVPEIREIAEKHDATPAQVSLAWVTAHDNVAAIPKASSREHVAQNLAARDLDLDDEDVELIDSIDERHREIDPDHGPWNW encoded by the coding sequence ATGCCAGTCGACGACCTCCCGCGACTCGGGCTGGGGACCTACTCCGACGACGACCGCGAGCAGTGGCGCGAGAACGTCCGGACCACCCTCGACGTGGGCTTTCGCCACGTCGACACCGCGCAGGTCTACGAGAACGAGGAGTTCGTCGGCGAGGGGATCGCCGACAGCGACGTGGCCCGCGACGACGTGTGGCTCTCGACGAAGACCGTCCACCACGACGTGCCGCCCGAGCCCGAGCAGGTGCCCGCGGCCATCGACGGCTGTCTCGACCGGCTCGGCGTCGACGCCGTCGACCTGCTGTACGTCCACTGGCCCTCGGGCGTCTACGACCACGAGGAAGTGCTGCCCGCGTTCGACGAGGCGTACGAGGCCGAGAAGACCCGGAATATCGGACTGTCGAACTTCACGCCCGAACTGCTCGACGAGGCCCGCGAGGTGCTCGACGCGCCCATCTTCGCCCACCAGGTCGAGATGCACCCGCTGCTCCCCCAGGCGGAACTCGTCGAGCACGCCCAGGACCACGACTACTGGCTGGTGGCGTACTCGCCGCTGGGGAAGGGCGCGGTCTTGGACGTGCCCGAGATCCGAGAAATCGCCGAAAAACACGACGCGACGCCGGCGCAGGTCAGCCTCGCGTGGGTCACCGCCCACGACAACGTCGCCGCCATCCCGAAGGCCAGCAGCCGCGAGCACGTGGCACAGAACCTCGCCGCCCGCGACCTCGACCTCGACGACGAGGACGTCGAGCTGATCGACTCGATCGACGAGCGCCACCGGGAGATCGATCCCGACCACGGCCCCTGGAACTGGTAG
- a CDS encoding MFS transporter → MQDPRAVGSSVAGRRRPLLAILAIVFVDLMGFGIVIPILPFYVRDLGGTDVVYGLLAASYSLMQFVFAPLLGQLSDVRGRRPVLMLSLAANTVAWTVFGLGGEVLAVAGTTAALATLFLARMLAGAMGGNIATAQAYIADVTPADRRAGALGLVGAAFGLGFVFGPALGSVLASDGVVAAGSAVFPDFVPATRFSLPSFGAAVLSFVAFLGTWAGLPEPQRHATAGGRPRIVGQFVDAVRDATLGPLVGAFLVASVAFSGIQVAFIPFVADVYGYDASQAGLLLTYVGALAVVNQGVVVGRLSRIVPARRLAVAGAALLVVALAAFPFSPEIGRALLGERAIFGFGPRVLALLAALTLLSLGNSLLNVSLTTLVSLATSADRQGGAFGVTQGAGSLGRTVGPPVMTALYAVVVYWSPFVLGAVLTLGIVAVLTTVRVADGPTETPLERTD, encoded by the coding sequence GTGCAAGACCCTCGTGCCGTCGGGTCGTCGGTCGCCGGGCGGCGGCGACCGCTCCTCGCGATCCTCGCCATCGTCTTCGTCGACCTCATGGGGTTCGGGATCGTCATCCCGATCCTCCCGTTCTACGTCCGCGATCTCGGCGGGACCGACGTGGTCTACGGCCTGCTGGCGGCGTCCTATTCGCTGATGCAGTTCGTCTTCGCGCCGCTTCTGGGTCAGCTGTCTGACGTCCGCGGCCGGCGACCGGTGCTCATGCTCTCGCTGGCGGCGAACACCGTCGCCTGGACCGTCTTCGGCCTCGGCGGCGAGGTGCTGGCGGTCGCGGGGACGACCGCGGCGCTGGCGACGCTGTTCCTCGCGCGGATGCTCGCCGGCGCGATGGGCGGCAACATCGCCACCGCCCAGGCCTACATCGCCGACGTGACGCCAGCCGACCGACGCGCCGGCGCGCTGGGACTGGTCGGCGCCGCCTTCGGCCTGGGGTTCGTCTTCGGGCCTGCGCTCGGGTCGGTCCTGGCGAGCGACGGCGTCGTCGCCGCGGGGTCGGCCGTCTTCCCGGATTTCGTGCCCGCGACGCGCTTCTCGCTGCCGAGCTTCGGCGCGGCCGTCCTGAGCTTCGTCGCCTTCCTCGGGACGTGGGCCGGCCTGCCCGAGCCCCAGCGCCACGCGACGGCCGGCGGCCGCCCGCGGATCGTCGGGCAGTTCGTCGACGCCGTCCGCGACGCCACGCTGGGGCCGCTCGTCGGCGCCTTCCTGGTCGCGTCGGTCGCCTTCTCGGGCATCCAGGTGGCGTTCATCCCGTTCGTCGCGGACGTGTACGGCTACGACGCCTCCCAGGCCGGCCTGTTGCTCACCTACGTCGGCGCGCTCGCAGTGGTCAACCAGGGCGTCGTCGTCGGACGGCTCTCGCGGATCGTGCCCGCCAGGCGGCTCGCCGTCGCCGGCGCCGCCCTGCTGGTCGTCGCGCTCGCGGCCTTTCCGTTCTCGCCGGAGATCGGTCGGGCGCTGCTCGGCGAGCGGGCGATCTTCGGATTCGGCCCGCGGGTGCTCGCGCTGCTTGCCGCGCTGACGCTTTTGTCGCTGGGCAACAGCCTGTTGAACGTCTCGCTGACGACGCTGGTCTCGCTGGCGACGAGCGCCGACCGGCAGGGCGGCGCTTTCGGCGTTACGCAGGGGGCAGGCAGCCTCGGACGGACCGTCGGCCCGCCGGTCATGACGGCGCTGTACGCCGTCGTCGTCTACTGGTCGCCGTTCGTCCTCGGCGCCGTCCTGACGCTTGGGATCGTCGCCGTGTTGACGACCGTCCGGGTGGCCGACGGCCCGACCGAGACGCCACTCGAGCGCACCGACTGA
- a CDS encoding oxidoreductase: protein MTNWTAADVPDLSGQTIVVTGANSGLGFEATRAFVRNGATVVMACRSTDRGERAAAEIRQREGFPAEEAVLDVRECDLGDLASVESFADDLLADYEGIHVLCNNAGVMAIPRSETADGFETQFGVNHLGHFALTGHLVERIVATPGETRIVTHSSGAHQGGEIDFDDLHHEDSYGKWEAYGQSKLANLLFAYELQRRLSAAGVEDTVSAACHPGYAATSLQSRGPKEEGSTVKLYAMRAANAVLGQSAEMGALPLLYAATAPGVDGGSYIGPGGLFDMRGHPEPQRSNDRSYDEGLADRLWTVSEELTGVTYDFEALVPEATDDASDGAASAAD from the coding sequence ATGACCAACTGGACCGCCGCCGACGTGCCGGACCTGTCGGGGCAGACGATCGTCGTCACCGGAGCCAACAGCGGACTCGGCTTCGAGGCGACCCGCGCCTTCGTCCGGAATGGCGCGACCGTCGTGATGGCCTGCCGCAGCACCGACCGCGGCGAACGGGCGGCCGCGGAGATCCGCCAGCGAGAGGGGTTCCCGGCCGAGGAGGCCGTCCTCGACGTTCGCGAGTGCGACCTGGGCGACCTCGCTTCGGTCGAGTCGTTCGCCGACGACCTGCTGGCCGACTACGAGGGGATCCACGTCCTCTGCAACAACGCCGGCGTGATGGCGATCCCCCGGTCGGAGACCGCCGACGGCTTCGAGACGCAGTTCGGCGTCAACCACCTCGGCCACTTCGCGCTGACGGGCCACCTCGTAGAGCGGATCGTCGCCACGCCGGGCGAGACGCGTATCGTCACCCACTCCAGCGGCGCTCACCAGGGGGGCGAGATAGACTTCGACGATCTCCACCACGAGGACTCCTACGGCAAGTGGGAGGCCTACGGGCAGTCGAAGCTGGCGAACCTGCTGTTCGCCTACGAACTCCAGCGCCGGCTCTCGGCGGCGGGCGTCGAGGACACGGTCTCGGCGGCGTGTCACCCGGGCTACGCCGCCACTTCGCTGCAGTCCCGCGGCCCGAAGGAGGAGGGGTCGACGGTGAAACTGTACGCGATGCGAGCGGCCAACGCCGTCCTCGGCCAGTCCGCCGAGATGGGCGCGCTCCCGCTACTGTACGCTGCGACCGCGCCCGGCGTCGACGGGGGCTCGTACATCGGCCCCGGCGGTCTGTTCGACATGCGCGGCCACCCCGAGCCACAGCGCTCGAACGACCGCTCCTACGACGAGGGGCTGGCCGACCGGCTGTGGACCGTCTCCGAGGAACTGACCGGCGTCACCTACGACTTCGAGGCGCTGGTGCCCGAGGCCACAGACGACGCGAGCGACGGGGCCGCGAGCGCCGCGGACTGA
- a CDS encoding FAD-dependent oxidoreductase yields the protein MTADPFVVIGGDAAGLSAASKCKREDPDREVVVFERGRWVSYAHCGTPYYVKGEVADLTDLLSLSPEAAADRGIDLRREHEVTGIDTDERAVTVRGPDGDRHDQPYDDLLVATGGRALTDPIEGADLAGAFSLHGMDDAAAIRAALEPAGEATVESLGGGDFLDPTVIEPYADWQPPETVAIVGGGYVGVEMAEAFTAHGLDVHVFQRGDHVLGPFGEAVGERVEAELRDRGVTLHLGETVERLVGDERVERLACAGGTALDVDLALVGVGIQPNVSLLADTPVELGDSGAVAVDDYGRTSADGVYAAGDCAEARHAVTGAFDWVPLGLTANRAGRAIGQTVAGDPKQTGDIAGTAVVKAFDQECGRTGIVDHERAEAAGFDPVSETVTTRSRSGYYPGAAETVVTLTADRETGRLLGGTIVGTDRAAVRIDTVATALEADMTVAEVETLDLAYAPPFSPVWDPVLTAAKVLNGSLAD from the coding sequence ATGACAGCGGACCCGTTCGTCGTGATCGGTGGTGACGCCGCCGGGCTGAGCGCCGCGAGCAAGTGCAAACGGGAGGACCCCGACCGCGAGGTGGTCGTCTTCGAGCGAGGGCGGTGGGTCTCCTACGCCCACTGCGGGACGCCGTACTACGTGAAAGGCGAGGTCGCGGACCTGACGGACCTGCTGTCGCTGTCGCCCGAAGCGGCCGCCGACCGGGGGATCGACCTCCGGCGCGAGCACGAGGTCACCGGGATCGACACCGACGAGCGGGCCGTGACCGTCCGCGGGCCCGACGGCGACCGGCACGACCAGCCCTACGACGACCTGCTCGTCGCGACCGGCGGACGCGCGCTGACCGACCCGATCGAGGGGGCCGACCTGGCCGGTGCGTTCTCGCTGCACGGCATGGACGACGCGGCGGCGATCCGTGCGGCGCTCGAACCCGCGGGCGAGGCGACCGTCGAGTCGCTCGGCGGCGGCGACTTTCTCGACCCGACGGTGATCGAACCCTACGCCGACTGGCAACCGCCCGAGACGGTCGCTATCGTCGGCGGCGGCTACGTCGGCGTCGAGATGGCCGAGGCGTTCACCGCCCACGGCCTCGACGTCCACGTCTTCCAACGGGGCGACCACGTCCTGGGTCCGTTCGGCGAGGCGGTCGGCGAGCGCGTCGAAGCGGAACTGCGCGACCGAGGCGTCACGCTCCATCTCGGCGAGACCGTCGAGCGACTGGTCGGCGACGAACGCGTCGAGCGGCTGGCGTGTGCCGGCGGGACCGCCCTCGACGTCGATCTCGCGCTGGTCGGCGTCGGTATCCAGCCGAACGTTTCCCTCCTCGCTGACACGCCGGTCGAGCTCGGCGACTCGGGAGCGGTCGCGGTCGACGACTACGGGCGCACGTCGGCCGACGGCGTCTACGCGGCCGGCGACTGTGCGGAGGCGCGCCACGCCGTCACCGGCGCGTTCGACTGGGTGCCGCTCGGCCTGACGGCCAACCGCGCCGGGCGCGCGATCGGGCAGACCGTCGCCGGCGACCCGAAGCAGACCGGCGATATAGCCGGCACGGCCGTCGTCAAGGCGTTCGACCAGGAGTGTGGTCGGACGGGGATCGTCGACCACGAGCGGGCCGAGGCGGCCGGGTTCGACCCGGTGAGCGAGACGGTCACGACGCGGTCGCGCTCGGGCTACTACCCCGGCGCCGCCGAGACGGTGGTGACGCTGACAGCCGACCGCGAGACCGGGCGGCTACTCGGCGGGACCATCGTCGGCACCGACCGCGCGGCCGTCCGGATCGACACCGTCGCCACCGCCCTGGAGGCCGACATGACCGTCGCCGAGGTCGAGACCCTCGATCTCGCCTACGCGCCGCCGTTCTCGCCCGTCTGGGACCCCGTGCTGACCGCGGCGAAAGTGCTGAACGGCTCCCTGGCAGACTGA
- a CDS encoding DUF7561 family protein: MTTQPCDGCGEDVSIAGGIANIWTRESRTTDGLALELADGSDHFLCYDCIERLPDEREPTADDVADL, from the coding sequence ATGACGACCCAGCCGTGCGACGGCTGCGGCGAGGACGTGAGCATCGCCGGTGGCATCGCGAACATCTGGACCCGGGAGAGCCGGACGACCGACGGGCTGGCGCTCGAACTGGCCGACGGCTCCGACCACTTCCTCTGTTACGACTGCATCGAGCGGCTCCCCGACGAGCGCGAACCGACGGCCGACGACGTGGCCGACCTGTAA